The Clostridium sp. DL-VIII DNA window AATCAAGTAGGGCAGCATGTTTATAATCAAATTCAATTAGGAATGGTTAATTCTAAAGGTTAGGAGGTAATATATGAGCGGATATAATATATATGTGAGTGATTATAATAGAACAAAAGTATTACAATTTCCTACGATACCTAAAGAGCTGCCAGCCTTTTCTAGTGAGAGTAAAAATGAAGAATTCGAGACTTATTGGGATATACCATATAACTTTATTGATAAAAAAGGATTATTGCAAGGCTCTTGGGACGATTGGTTGCCACGTGATGCAAGTAAATATTATTATTGCAAAAGCAAGGTCAATGGAAAAGAAATTATTGATTTAATTGAAGATGCTAAAACCAATGCCGAACCAATTAGGTTACTTATTACTACAAAGGATGGTAATTATGTAAATGATACTTTCAGTGTTGAAAAGTTCGAACATCCAATAATGAAAAATGGCGATTATAAATATAGCTTAGATCTTAAACAATGGAGAGAGTATAATGCTACAATAACTACTACGTCAACTACAATTGGATGGCAGCAGGATTCCACTGGATGGTATTACTATTATGATACAGCAGGGAGTTACTATTCTGATTCATGGCAGTTAATAGATAATGAATGGTATAGTTTTGATCCTCAAGGATATGCAAGGCAAACTACTTGGCTACAGGATGGAGGAAACTATTATTGGCTTAAAGAAGACTGCAAAATGGCACGTAATGAATGGGTATATTATAACTATACATGGTATTATTTTGGTTCAGATGGTGCTATGTATTATGGTGGAACATACAATATAGACGGAACTGATTACACATTCGATGATAGCGGCGCATGGATAGAAGGTTAGGTGATATTATGTATAAATTAATGGTTAATGGTGTAGATATAATAAACGATAGCAATACTATTACATGGAGCAGTGATTCGGATTCTTTAGGGACTCAATTAAGTTTTGATAGCATAAAAGAAATACCAACTGGAACTGTAGTGCAATTATTAAATGATGATGTAGAGATCTTCAGGGGGATTACATTAAAGCCAACTCAAAAAAGATGGACATGGTCATATACTTGTCAAGATTATAGCTATTATTTAAAGAATGACAAAATACCTATTAAACAATTTAATGGAATAGCAGCTAGTGATGCAATTAATGAATTATTAAATGAAGCTTATTTAACTGGTGAAGTAGTCAATATTCCTACGATTATAGATCAATATTATTCAAATACTAATAGAGACAGCATGATTGAAGATATTTTAAAGCAGGCTTCTGATGACCAGGGCACGACTTATTTTAAGGAAATACAAGGTGCGACAACATATGTATATGATATTGCTGATATGAAGATTTCTCCGGATATTATTCTACCTAAAGAAATTAATATCGAAGCCAGTATGGAAAATATGAAAAATGTAATAGTTGTAATCAGTGGAAACGGAGATAGCACAGTAATACAAGCTACTGCACAAGATACAAGTAAGCAAAATTTCTATGGTATTTTAACTGATGTAATAAGTGTAGATGATAAGAATATAGCACAGGCTCAGAATATGGCTGATAATGCTTTAGCAAGTAGTAATAAAATAGAATATCAGTCAACCTTTGAAGTTGTAGCAGTAAGCGGTGGTGATGATATTAAAGCTAACCGCTTAATTTATATACATGCAGGAAGTAGGCTTAATGATTATTATAAGATAAAAAATGCACAACATACACTGGCTAAAGGAAAGCATAAAGTAAATATAACAATAACTTGGTAGGTGATATTATGGATGATTATAGAGTTGGATTTGCTAAAATGTTTAATGATAGAAATAATGTAGATTCACCTCAATTTCAAATTGGAAAAGTAGTTTCTTTGAATCCATTAAAAATTTCAATATCAGATGGAGCAGCATATTTCACAGAAGGCCAAAATTTAAAAGTTTGTGAAACTCTTAAGATAATGACAGGATCAATTGTCATTAATGGAGAATCGCAAACTTTTTCTATTACAAGAAATTTAAATGTTAATGATGAAGTATTGTGTTTTCCATTAAATAAGAAATATTTTATAGCTTTTGATAAGGTATAGAAACGAGGTGAGAGGGTTGTTTCCCAATCAGAATATAGTAAACACGACGACACAATTGAATACTTCAAATTCTATTAATAGTAATGGTAAATCTCCGAGTTTTGATTTTGAAATAGGAGACTTTGTAGTTAAAGACGGTAAAGTGCAAATGTTAACTGGATATGATGCACTTAAGCAATGGATACAGAAGGTTTTAAAAACTGAAAAGAATAAATATAAAATTTATAATACTGATGATGTAGAAAAATATGGAGTATCCTTATTAGAGCTTATCACTAGTAAGTATCCTATTGCTTATATACAAGCACAAGTTGAGACAATCGTTATAGAAGCATTATTAAAAAATTCTAATATTAAAGCTGTAAATAATTTTGTATTTGTTCGAGACAAAATGCTTTTAAATTGTGAATTTGATGTTATTAGTATCTATGGAGCAAATACCGAAAGTGTGGTGATTTAATGAGTGATAGCAGAGATAAAATACAAGATAGGTTGTTAAGTGATATTGATGATAACTACAATAAATCACAGGGCGAATTTATGTATGATGCTGAAAAACCAGTCTCTATTGAATTAGAGAGTGCATATAAAAAAATTGAGAATTTACCTAATGTTCCATTTGCAGATACTGCAGAAGGAAAAGATTTAGACAAAGTAGTAAATAAATTTGGAGTTTATAGAAAAGAAACTACTCAATCTAATGGCCCTGTAATTATAACAGGAACACCAGGATCACCAATAACAAAAGGTGAACTTGTAGGAAGTGATGCTTTAAATTTTGAATTCATAGATACAACCATAGTTCCAGTAAGTGGAAGTATAGTTGTAAATGTACAATGTAAAACCTATGGGAGTATTGGGAATGTACCTTCAGGAGCTATTAAATATTTTCCAAAGACTCTTTCGGGATTGCAAAAAGTAACGAATAGCAGTGCTTTTACCAATGGATATGATGAAGAAGATAACGACAGTTTAAGAGCTAGATATTATGCTAAAATTCAAAATTTAGTTACCAGCGCAAATAAAGCTCAATTTAGAAATTGGGCCTTAGAAGTTACTGGTGTTGGTGATGCCAAGGTAATACCTTTATGGAATGGAAATGGTACTGTTAAAGTTGTAATAATAAATTCTAATAAAGTTGGTGCTGATTCAACATTAATACAAGCAGTTCAAAATTATATTGATCCTAATAAAAACGGAGATGGTAGTGGAAAGATGCCACTATGCGGAGCCGTCTGCACTGTAGTTAGTGCAACAGAAACAGCGATTCATAT harbors:
- a CDS encoding cell wall-binding protein — encoded protein: MSGYNIYVSDYNRTKVLQFPTIPKELPAFSSESKNEEFETYWDIPYNFIDKKGLLQGSWDDWLPRDASKYYYCKSKVNGKEIIDLIEDAKTNAEPIRLLITTKDGNYVNDTFSVEKFEHPIMKNGDYKYSLDLKQWREYNATITTTSTTIGWQQDSTGWYYYYDTAGSYYSDSWQLIDNEWYSFDPQGYARQTTWLQDGGNYYWLKEDCKMARNEWVYYNYTWYYFGSDGAMYYGGTYNIDGTDYTFDDSGAWIEG
- a CDS encoding DUF2577 family protein; this translates as MDDYRVGFAKMFNDRNNVDSPQFQIGKVVSLNPLKISISDGAAYFTEGQNLKVCETLKIMTGSIVINGESQTFSITRNLNVNDEVLCFPLNKKYFIAFDKV
- a CDS encoding DUF2634 domain-containing protein, encoding MNTSNSINSNGKSPSFDFEIGDFVVKDGKVQMLTGYDALKQWIQKVLKTEKNKYKIYNTDDVEKYGVSLLELITSKYPIAYIQAQVETIVIEALLKNSNIKAVNNFVFVRDKMLLNCEFDVISIYGANTESVVI
- a CDS encoding baseplate J/gp47 family protein; this encodes MSDSRDKIQDRLLSDIDDNYNKSQGEFMYDAEKPVSIELESAYKKIENLPNVPFADTAEGKDLDKVVNKFGVYRKETTQSNGPVIITGTPGSPITKGELVGSDALNFEFIDTTIVPVSGSIVVNVQCKTYGSIGNVPSGAIKYFPKTLSGLQKVTNSSAFTNGYDEEDNDSLRARYYAKIQNLVTSANKAQFRNWALEVTGVGDAKVIPLWNGNGTVKVVIINSNKVGADSTLIQAVQNYIDPNKNGDGSGKMPLCGAVCTVVSATETAIHISVNIQSGLDPATAKTNIENSIMEYLKTVAFQQSYVSYAFIGDRILNAEGITDYSNLLLNGAAENVTIGDEEVAVLGDVNVG